A single window of Cytobacillus luteolus DNA harbors:
- a CDS encoding stage V sporulation protein D produces the protein MRVSNVTVRKRLAVVLLVGFLIFLIIDVRLGYVQFILGNKLTGLADDSWSRDIPFEPERGEILDRNGVPLATNMSAPSVMVVPRQVEDPVETAEKLAAALNMSKEKAYKHVTKNERIERIHPEGRKISHEKAKEIRALGLKGVYIAEDSKRHYPFGSYLSHVLGFAGIDNQGLTGLELYYDEQLSGTAGSVKYYSDAKGKRMPDIADDYTAPIDGLNLKLTIDSRVQTIVERELDNTEATYNPDGIIAIAMNPNNGEILAMSSRPDFDPANFRNVPSEIFNRNLPVWSTYEPGSTFKIITLAAALEEKKVDLEKDNFHDPGFVKVANARLRCWKKGGHGSQTFLEVVQNSCNPGFVELGDRLGKEKLFGYIHDFGFGQKTGIDLQGEGKGILFNLDRVGPVEQATTAFGQGVSVTPIQQVAAVAAAVNGGTLYTPYIAKEWVDPISGDVVSRNTPKAKRRVISEETSKIVRHALESVVAQGTGKGAFVEGYRVGGKTGTAQKSKPGGGYLQNNHIVSFIGFAPADDPQIVVYLAVDNPKNTLQFGGVVAAPIVGNIMEDSLRALNVEPRKNQIEKEYTNWLDPKPVVVPNVVGLTKKEIQQQLLNLKLDISGEGDVIVEQAPEPGVKVKEGTTIRVYLGNK, from the coding sequence ATGCGGGTCTCAAATGTTACAGTACGTAAAAGATTAGCGGTTGTATTATTAGTTGGATTTCTTATTTTTTTAATTATTGATGTAAGGTTAGGTTATGTTCAGTTTATCTTAGGAAACAAACTAACAGGGCTTGCTGACGATTCTTGGAGTAGGGATATTCCTTTTGAGCCTGAAAGAGGGGAAATACTCGACCGAAATGGAGTACCACTCGCTACAAATATGAGTGCCCCGTCTGTTATGGTCGTGCCTAGGCAGGTTGAAGATCCTGTTGAAACTGCTGAAAAGCTAGCAGCAGCCCTCAATATGTCAAAGGAAAAGGCATATAAGCATGTAACAAAAAATGAAAGAATTGAACGAATTCATCCAGAAGGTAGAAAAATTTCGCATGAGAAAGCTAAAGAAATTAGAGCATTGGGTTTGAAGGGAGTCTATATTGCCGAAGATTCCAAACGTCATTATCCTTTTGGAAGCTATCTGTCCCATGTTTTAGGATTTGCGGGTATTGATAACCAAGGATTAACTGGTTTAGAGTTATATTATGATGAACAATTAAGTGGCACTGCAGGAAGTGTTAAGTATTACTCAGATGCTAAGGGTAAACGTATGCCAGACATTGCAGATGATTATACGGCACCAATTGATGGATTAAATTTAAAATTGACTATTGATTCTCGTGTTCAAACAATTGTTGAAAGAGAATTAGATAATACCGAGGCTACTTATAATCCGGATGGGATTATCGCAATTGCGATGAACCCAAATAATGGTGAAATCCTTGCAATGTCTAGTAGACCAGATTTTGATCCGGCAAATTTCAGGAACGTTCCTTCAGAGATTTTTAATCGGAACTTACCAGTTTGGAGTACGTATGAGCCTGGATCTACGTTTAAAATTATTACACTTGCAGCAGCATTAGAAGAGAAGAAGGTAGACCTAGAAAAGGATAACTTTCACGATCCAGGATTTGTTAAAGTAGCGAATGCGAGATTGCGTTGCTGGAAAAAAGGTGGTCACGGTAGTCAGACGTTTTTGGAGGTTGTGCAAAATTCATGCAACCCTGGGTTTGTTGAATTAGGGGATCGTCTAGGGAAAGAGAAATTGTTTGGATACATTCATGATTTTGGATTTGGGCAAAAAACAGGTATTGATCTTCAAGGTGAAGGTAAAGGGATTTTGTTTAATTTGGACCGTGTAGGCCCAGTAGAACAAGCAACAACTGCCTTTGGTCAAGGTGTTTCCGTTACACCAATCCAACAAGTTGCAGCGGTTGCTGCTGCGGTTAATGGTGGTACACTTTATACGCCTTATATAGCAAAGGAATGGGTTGATCCGATAAGTGGAGATGTTGTAAGTCGAAATACACCGAAAGCAAAAAGAAGAGTTATCTCTGAAGAAACTTCTAAGATAGTCCGACATGCTTTAGAAAGCGTTGTTGCACAGGGAACAGGGAAAGGTGCTTTTGTTGAGGGTTACCGAGTTGGCGGAAAGACTGGTACAGCACAGAAATCGAAGCCGGGTGGGGGTTATCTACAAAATAATCACATCGTTTCATTTATTGGTTTTGCCCCTGCCGATGATCCACAAATCGTAGTCTATTTAGCGGTAGATAATCCAAAAAATACACTTCAATTTGGGGGAGTAGTAGCTGCACCGATTGTTGGGAATATCATGGAAGATAGTCTAAGAGCTTTAAATGTAGAACCTCGTAAAAATCAAATTGAAAAAGAATATACAAATTGGCTTGATCCAAAGCCTGTTGTAGTACCTAATGTGGTTGGGTTAACGAAAAAAGAAATCCAACAGCAATTGTTAAATCTTAAGCTTGATATAAGTGGAGAAGGAGACGTAATTGTTGAACAGGCTCCTGAACCTGGTGTAAAGGTGAAAGAAGGAACTACAATAAGAGTTTATTTAGGGAATAAATGA
- a CDS encoding penicillin-binding protein: MKWQKSKNINRGAAIISIFFAMLFFLLIGRFTHIQTTGVVDGQVLAALAEKKYTKQRTIEAQRGTIYDRTGQAIAQDTPAYTVVAILDETLPSHVLDPFDTARKLAPLLNMSEEEVIKILTKDKKQVEFGSKGRDISHSLKLEIEALEIPGIAFIRDSKRYYPNGTFASHTIGYAQKVEDEDKSESVTVGMLGLEKSLNDYLVETDGYLKFQSDNRGFRLPETEEQIVPPQNGNDIYLTIDQKIQTFLEDSMNKVVQQYEPKKIIGIVAHAKTGEILAMSTRPSFDPNVRNISNYLNDAISYRFEPGSTMKIFTLAAAVEEGVYNGEEAFQSGEYHVGRFRIRDHNKRGWGKISYDEGVQRSSNVAFAKLAAEKLGTDTLLQYLNRFGFHQPTGINIDGEVNSIINFTYELEKITTAFGQGSAITPIQQVQAATAITNNGVMMKPYVVDRIVDSSTNKVINDYKPVEVGKPISEGTSKKVLDILETVVTSENGTGQVYAVDGYNVAGKTGTAQIPNPTGETPYLSGHGNNIFSFIGMAPKEDPKLIVYIAVEQPKLKEYEKGSEPVSMIFNPVMKNSLQYLNIEPVKKKESPGPTRGKLGIEIESYVGTEVEQVMTDLTAKGLNVISLGSGKVVKAQIPTNGENVILGERVVLLTEGNVVMPDVTGWSLRDVMKVANLVKLKPNVVGKGYVFQQNLAPGTKLKEDDYLIVHLKPPYSPEESSELEDGEEGLEESPPID; encoded by the coding sequence ATGAAGTGGCAGAAAAGTAAAAATATAAACAGAGGAGCTGCAATTATTTCAATATTTTTTGCAATGCTCTTTTTTCTGTTAATAGGGAGATTTACTCACATTCAAACTACAGGTGTTGTTGATGGCCAAGTTTTAGCAGCATTAGCAGAGAAAAAATACACAAAACAAAGGACGATTGAAGCTCAACGGGGAACGATTTACGACAGAACTGGACAAGCTATTGCGCAAGATACTCCAGCTTACACTGTAGTTGCTATTCTAGACGAAACTTTACCCTCGCATGTACTTGACCCTTTTGATACCGCTCGAAAACTAGCTCCACTTCTAAATATGAGTGAAGAAGAAGTTATAAAAATCCTTACAAAGGATAAGAAACAAGTAGAGTTTGGGTCAAAAGGTCGTGATATAAGTCATAGCCTAAAGCTTGAAATTGAAGCACTAGAAATACCTGGTATTGCTTTCATTCGAGATTCAAAAAGGTACTATCCGAATGGTACTTTTGCCTCCCATACGATAGGTTATGCTCAAAAGGTTGAAGATGAGGATAAAAGCGAAAGTGTAACAGTTGGTATGTTAGGATTAGAAAAAAGCTTGAATGATTACTTAGTGGAAACCGATGGTTACCTAAAGTTTCAATCAGATAATCGAGGCTTTAGACTTCCTGAGACTGAAGAACAAATTGTTCCACCTCAAAATGGAAATGACATTTATTTAACCATTGATCAAAAAATACAAACTTTCCTAGAGGACTCTATGAATAAGGTGGTTCAGCAGTATGAACCAAAAAAAATCATCGGGATAGTGGCTCATGCAAAGACTGGGGAAATATTAGCAATGAGTACTAGACCGAGTTTTGACCCAAATGTGAGGAATATTAGCAATTATTTAAACGATGCAATTTCTTATCGTTTTGAACCTGGTTCAACTATGAAAATCTTTACGTTAGCAGCAGCTGTTGAAGAGGGTGTATATAATGGTGAAGAAGCATTTCAATCAGGGGAATACCATGTAGGTAGGTTTAGAATTAGAGACCATAATAAACGTGGATGGGGAAAGATTTCTTATGATGAAGGAGTTCAACGCTCATCAAATGTTGCTTTTGCGAAACTAGCTGCTGAAAAACTTGGAACCGACACCTTGTTGCAATACCTAAATCGATTTGGATTTCACCAACCGACAGGAATCAATATTGATGGAGAAGTTAATAGTATTATCAATTTCACATATGAGCTTGAAAAAATAACTACTGCTTTTGGGCAAGGCTCTGCCATAACACCTATTCAGCAAGTTCAGGCGGCGACAGCAATTACGAATAACGGAGTCATGATGAAGCCGTATGTAGTTGATAGAATTGTAGATTCAAGCACGAATAAAGTAATCAATGATTATAAACCGGTTGAGGTTGGTAAACCTATTTCGGAAGGAACATCTAAAAAGGTTCTTGATATCCTTGAGACAGTTGTTACTTCTGAAAATGGAACGGGACAGGTGTATGCAGTTGACGGATATAATGTGGCTGGTAAGACGGGTACGGCCCAAATCCCTAACCCGACAGGAGAAACACCTTATCTATCTGGTCATGGTAATAATATATTCTCCTTTATTGGGATGGCACCAAAAGAGGATCCTAAATTAATCGTTTATATTGCCGTTGAGCAACCCAAATTAAAAGAGTATGAAAAGGGTTCTGAGCCTGTATCAATGATTTTTAACCCAGTTATGAAAAATAGCTTACAGTACTTAAATATTGAGCCTGTAAAAAAGAAAGAATCTCCTGGTCCAACAAGAGGTAAGCTAGGTATTGAAATTGAGTCATACGTGGGGACAGAGGTAGAGCAGGTTATGACAGATTTGACAGCTAAGGGTTTGAACGTTATTAGTTTAGGTTCCGGGAAGGTTGTTAAAGCTCAAATTCCAACAAATGGTGAAAATGTCATTCTGGGAGAACGTGTGGTCTTATTAACTGAAGGAAATGTTGTCATGCCTGATGTAACTGGTTGGTCACTTAGAGATGTAATGAAAGTTGCTAATCTGGTAAAATTAAAGCCGAACGTTGTCGGCAAGGGTTATGTATTTCAGCAAAATCTTGCACCAGGGACAAAATTAAAGGAGGATGACTATCTTATTGTTCATCTTAAACCTCCTTATAGTCCAGAGGAAAGTTCAGAGTTAGAGGATGGGGAAGAGGGACTGGAAGAGTCTCCACCTATCGATTAG
- the ftsL gene encoding cell division protein FtsL translates to MGNLAYKINQTHKYQEEINHSPKKKVVTTRKARFTLGEKCLGLLFAAAVMFGATEIISNQIAIYTTNIEIQKVETAIDGQIKQNNDLYVQVKELSTYERIWGKAQELGLFLNEDNVKVVVD, encoded by the coding sequence GTGGGGAATTTAGCTTATAAAATAAATCAAACACATAAATATCAAGAGGAAATCAATCACTCACCAAAGAAAAAGGTAGTTACAACAAGAAAAGCACGTTTTACTCTTGGTGAAAAATGCTTAGGTTTATTATTTGCTGCAGCAGTTATGTTTGGTGCAACGGAAATTATCTCAAACCAAATTGCAATTTATACTACAAATATTGAAATCCAAAAAGTTGAGACAGCTATTGATGGTCAAATAAAGCAAAATAACGATTTATATGTTCAAGTAAAAGAGTTAAGTACATATGAGAGAATTTGGGGGAAAGCTCAGGAACTTGGACTATTCCTAAACGAAGATAACGTTAAGGTTGTAGTGGATTAA
- the rsmH gene encoding 16S rRNA (cytosine(1402)-N(4))-methyltransferase RsmH, with the protein MFQHTTVLLNEAVDGLAIKKDGIYVDCTLGGAGHSSYIASQLTGSGRLYAFDQDQVAIENAKEKLAEYGDKVVLIRSNFLHIAEELEKRGITEVDGILYDLGVSSPQLDTPERGFSYHHDAPLDMRMDRDATLSAYDVINTWPYEQLVRIFFQYGEEKFSKQIARKIEAAREKKPINTTGELVELIKEGIPAPARRTGGHPAKRVFQAIRIAVNDELKVFEEAVIDSIGILSKGGRISVITFHSLEDRICKVAFKKMSEGPQLPPGLPIIPDEYKPKLKLITRKPILPSEQELEENKRARSAKLRIAEKL; encoded by the coding sequence ATGTTTCAACATACAACAGTCCTTCTAAATGAAGCAGTTGATGGTTTAGCTATTAAAAAAGACGGAATTTATGTAGATTGTACACTTGGTGGAGCAGGCCATAGTTCGTATATAGCTTCTCAGCTAACCGGATCAGGTAGATTATATGCCTTTGACCAAGATCAAGTAGCAATTGAGAATGCAAAGGAAAAGCTTGCGGAATATGGAGATAAAGTCGTATTAATAAGAAGTAATTTTTTACATATTGCAGAAGAGCTTGAAAAAAGAGGTATTACAGAAGTAGATGGGATATTGTATGATTTAGGTGTTTCATCCCCACAATTAGACACTCCTGAAAGAGGCTTTAGTTATCATCATGATGCACCACTTGATATGAGAATGGATAGAGATGCTACTCTCTCTGCTTATGATGTGATAAATACTTGGCCATACGAACAACTAGTTAGGATTTTCTTTCAATATGGAGAAGAAAAATTCTCAAAACAGATTGCCAGGAAGATTGAAGCTGCAAGAGAAAAAAAACCAATTAATACAACTGGTGAGCTTGTTGAATTAATTAAAGAAGGAATTCCTGCACCTGCTAGGAGAACCGGTGGTCATCCAGCTAAACGAGTATTTCAGGCTATTCGTATTGCTGTTAATGATGAATTGAAAGTATTTGAGGAAGCTGTAATTGACTCCATTGGCATTCTGAGCAAAGGTGGACGAATTAGCGTTATTACTTTCCACTCCTTGGAAGATAGAATTTGTAAAGTTGCCTTCAAGAAAATGAGTGAAGGTCCACAACTTCCGCCGGGATTGCCAATTATTCCAGATGAATATAAACCAAAACTGAAATTAATTACTAGAAAGCCGATATTACCATCAGAACAAGAACTTGAAGAAAACAAAAGAGCAAGATCTGCTAAGCTAAGAATTGCCGAAAAGTTATAG
- the mraZ gene encoding division/cell wall cluster transcriptional repressor MraZ, protein MFMGEYHHNIDSKGRMIIPAKFRDNLGETFVLTRGLDQCLFGYPLSEWKLLEDKLKTLPLTKKDARAFTRFFFSGATECEIDKQGRVNIATPLLSYAKLEKECVVIGVSNRIEIWEKSKWEEYFANSEESFAEIAENMIDFDI, encoded by the coding sequence ATGTTCATGGGAGAATACCATCATAACATTGATAGCAAAGGCCGTATGATTATCCCTGCTAAGTTTAGGGACAACCTTGGTGAAACCTTTGTTTTAACAAGAGGACTTGATCAATGTTTGTTTGGATATCCACTAAGTGAATGGAAACTGCTTGAAGATAAATTAAAAACACTCCCACTTACCAAGAAGGATGCCCGAGCATTTACACGATTTTTCTTTTCTGGGGCGACGGAATGTGAAATTGATAAACAAGGTAGGGTGAATATCGCTACTCCATTGTTGTCATACGCTAAGTTAGAGAAAGAATGTGTTGTTATTGGGGTTTCTAACCGAATAGAAATTTGGGAAAAAAGCAAATGGGAAGAGTATTTTGCGAATTCTGAGGAATCTTTCGCAGAAATTGCGGAAAATATGATTGATTTTGATATATAA
- the bshC gene encoding bacillithiol biosynthesis cysteine-adding enzyme BshC gives MEIQSVSNPPTSHFVKSYLTNNIDIDKYFDYNIHDSTVFQKRQVDLLVRSFPREALAEHLLSFNQRFQCHENTIENINRLKDPKSVVVIGGQQAGILTGPLYTIHKLISIIKLAQQQEKVLQTPVIPVFWIAGEDHDFAEINHLFTSEKYQIKKKSLPQREVFKRSVSDIEIDKKVCVKWIEDVFETFNETNYTNDILLNLKKKIDNPAINTYVDFFAAIIMELFKEYGIVLVDSGSKELRKIESEYLCKLVRESKNIRDALLFQHHTLQDDGFQKVIDTAEYSANLFFHFDNERVLLEYHPEENKFKGKGNECEFTMEELTEVALTTPEKLSNNVVTRPLMQEFLFPTLAFISGPGEIAYWAELKRVFGLFELKMPPVVPRLNITVLERDIEADMRELDVSLIEALKGTAQLRENWLRTKTENRFEEAVVKTQSEVEVLHSQLRMMALDVDHSLEPLLHKNAKLIQSQFEFLKATINKRVETQHQTELNKFLRIELSLYPNNSPQERIWNLFYYINKYGFSFVNDLMELPFEFNHDHKIIKV, from the coding sequence ATGGAGATTCAAAGTGTCTCTAACCCTCCAACTAGTCATTTTGTTAAGAGTTATCTTACAAATAATATAGATATTGATAAATATTTTGACTACAATATTCATGATTCTACCGTTTTTCAAAAACGCCAAGTTGATTTACTTGTCAGGAGTTTTCCAAGAGAAGCTCTTGCAGAACACTTGTTATCATTTAACCAACGTTTTCAATGTCATGAGAACACAATAGAAAATATTAATAGGTTAAAAGACCCAAAGAGTGTTGTTGTTATTGGGGGCCAGCAGGCAGGGATTTTAACAGGACCACTTTATACTATACATAAACTTATTTCGATCATTAAGCTAGCCCAGCAGCAAGAAAAGGTGCTGCAAACTCCTGTTATACCAGTATTCTGGATTGCGGGTGAAGACCATGATTTTGCTGAGATTAATCATTTATTTACTTCTGAAAAGTATCAAATTAAAAAGAAGTCCTTACCACAGAGGGAAGTCTTTAAAAGGTCAGTCTCCGATATAGAAATTGATAAAAAAGTATGCGTTAAATGGATTGAAGATGTGTTTGAAACTTTTAACGAAACAAATTATACGAATGATATCCTTTTAAATTTAAAAAAGAAGATAGATAATCCAGCTATCAATACATATGTAGACTTCTTTGCGGCGATTATTATGGAGCTATTTAAAGAATATGGAATTGTGCTAGTGGACTCTGGGTCCAAAGAGCTTCGAAAAATTGAGTCTGAATATTTATGTAAGCTAGTAAGAGAGAGTAAAAATATCCGAGATGCTCTATTGTTCCAACACCATACTCTTCAAGACGACGGATTTCAGAAAGTAATTGATACAGCTGAGTATTCGGCAAACTTATTTTTCCACTTTGATAATGAAAGAGTCTTATTAGAGTATCATCCTGAAGAAAATAAATTTAAAGGCAAGGGTAATGAATGTGAATTTACAATGGAAGAGTTAACTGAAGTTGCTCTAACTACTCCGGAGAAGTTAAGTAATAATGTAGTAACTCGTCCATTGATGCAAGAATTCTTGTTTCCAACCTTAGCATTCATTTCTGGTCCGGGAGAAATTGCTTATTGGGCTGAACTAAAAAGGGTTTTTGGGCTTTTTGAATTAAAAATGCCACCAGTTGTGCCAAGGTTAAATATAACAGTGTTAGAGCGCGATATTGAAGCTGACATGCGAGAATTAGATGTTTCGTTAATAGAAGCGCTTAAAGGGACAGCTCAATTAAGAGAGAATTGGTTACGTACAAAGACGGAAAATCGGTTTGAAGAAGCTGTGGTAAAAACTCAAAGTGAAGTTGAGGTATTACATAGTCAGTTGAGAATGATGGCTCTAGATGTTGACCATAGTCTAGAACCATTGCTACACAAGAATGCTAAGTTAATTCAATCGCAGTTTGAGTTTTTAAAAGCTACGATAAATAAAAGAGTTGAAACTCAACATCAGACTGAGTTAAATAAGTTTTTAAGGATAGAGCTATCTCTCTATCCGAACAATTCTCCTCAAGAAAGGATCTGGAATCTGTTTTATTATATAAATAAATATGGATTTAGTTTTGTAAATGATCTGATGGAATTGCCTTTTGAGTTTAATCATGATCATAAAATAATTAAAGTCTAA
- a CDS encoding DUF3397 domain-containing protein, which produces MEGLVSGIIATIITLPFLGLFLIFIACRSFVSNKRKSVLLTIDLSTILFIIAVHFLVLVIVGKSYLWLIILILISICMMFVLMHWKMKQEIDTAKVFKGFWRFTFLLFTVSYCLLIVVGLIQSIFHSTSY; this is translated from the coding sequence TTGGAGGGTTTGGTAAGTGGGATAATAGCTACAATTATAACATTGCCATTTTTAGGTTTATTTCTTATTTTTATAGCGTGTAGAAGCTTTGTATCTAATAAAAGAAAATCTGTGCTCTTAACGATTGATCTCTCGACAATTCTTTTTATTATAGCAGTTCACTTTCTAGTATTAGTAATTGTCGGTAAGTCGTACCTGTGGTTAATCATACTTATCTTGATTTCGATATGTATGATGTTTGTACTAATGCACTGGAAGATGAAACAAGAAATTGATACAGCTAAAGTTTTTAAAGGTTTTTGGCGATTTACTTTCCTCCTATTCACCGTAAGTTATTGTCTTTTAATAGTTGTGGGGTTAATACAGAGTATTTTTCATTCAACGAGTTACTAA
- a CDS encoding 2-dehydropantoate 2-reductase, with translation MKVGIIGAGAIGLLFASYIAPTNNVTIYTRKLDQRERLNNEGLLLIRNGHKFNIKVSAEILQNQSIEQLDLLIIAVKQYHLPDLIVQFPSINQAKSILFIQNGMGHIHYLDKLDNDSIHVGVVEHGSMLLSSHAVEHTGIGRTKISPFKGCSSIVSDIITTVESENFPFIFEEDWSQMLTEKLVINSVINPLTSVYRVTNGELLRNNFFFETMKVLFNEVISVLPCKNRELWDRVVEVCDKTSINRSSMLKDLEEGRLTEIDAILGYVLEIGKRKEIDLPITNFLYHSIKGLEKRRG, from the coding sequence ATGAAAGTAGGAATTATTGGTGCGGGAGCTATAGGCTTATTGTTTGCCTCTTACATTGCTCCAACAAATAACGTAACCATTTATACAAGGAAATTGGACCAAAGGGAACGGTTAAATAATGAAGGTCTCTTATTAATACGAAATGGACATAAGTTCAACATTAAAGTCAGTGCCGAAATTTTACAAAATCAAAGTATAGAACAATTGGATCTACTAATAATAGCTGTTAAACAATATCATCTACCTGACTTAATCGTTCAATTTCCATCTATTAATCAAGCAAAATCTATATTATTCATACAAAATGGAATGGGTCACATCCATTACCTGGACAAGCTCGATAACGACTCTATTCACGTTGGGGTAGTTGAGCATGGATCAATGCTTTTATCAAGTCATGCTGTTGAACATACAGGAATAGGAAGAACGAAAATAAGCCCTTTTAAAGGTTGCTCATCAATTGTTTCCGATATTATTACAACAGTAGAGTCTGAAAACTTTCCTTTTATTTTTGAAGAAGACTGGTCCCAAATGTTAACAGAAAAGTTGGTTATAAATAGTGTGATAAATCCACTTACCTCTGTTTATAGAGTAACGAATGGAGAACTTCTGAGAAATAATTTTTTCTTTGAGACAATGAAGGTGCTTTTCAATGAAGTAATTTCTGTGCTTCCGTGTAAAAATAGGGAGTTATGGGATCGGGTAGTAGAGGTTTGTGATAAAACCTCAATTAATAGGTCATCGATGCTAAAGGATCTTGAAGAAGGGCGTCTAACAGAAATAGATGCTATTTTAGGTTACGTTCTTGAGATTGGTAAACGGAAAGAGATTGATTTGCCAATAACAAATTTTCTATATCATTCTATAAAAGGATTGGAAAAAAGGAGGGGTTAA
- a CDS encoding acyl-CoA carboxylase subunit beta: MIQTNDLEQRLNEKVKEIEAGGHEKYHQKLKEQNKLFVRDRLQLLFDNGEYTEDGKFANNQAGDLPADGVVTAIGKVNGQTVCVMANDSTIKAGSWGARTVEKIIRIQETAEKLRVPLLYLVDSAGARITDQLDMFPNRRGAGRIFHNQVKFSGMIPQVCILFGPSAAGGAYIPAFCDIVIMVDKNASMYLGSPRMAEKVIGEKVTLEEMGGARMHCTVSGCGDVLASNEEEAINIARGYLSYFPENFEKRPTITESVSPKQGRNLVDIIPENQNAPFDMYECIDALIDEGSFFEIKKLFAAEIITGLARIDGRPVGIIANQPKVKGGVLFVDSADKAAKFITLCDAFNIPLLFLADVPGFMIGTKVERAGIIRHGAKLIAAMSSATVPKISVVVRKAYGAGLYAMAGPAFEPDCCIALPTAQIAVMGPEAAVNAVYSNKINEIEDPKEKIAFVQQKHQEYKETIDIYKLASEMIIDDIVAASDLRDVLCDRFAYYDTKVLASGFKKHPVYPV, encoded by the coding sequence ATGATTCAAACAAATGATTTAGAGCAAAGACTTAATGAGAAGGTAAAAGAAATAGAAGCGGGTGGTCATGAAAAATACCATCAGAAGCTGAAAGAACAAAATAAATTATTTGTTCGTGACCGCTTACAATTGTTATTTGATAATGGGGAATACACTGAAGATGGTAAATTTGCAAACAATCAGGCAGGAGACTTGCCTGCTGATGGTGTGGTTACTGCCATTGGAAAAGTGAATGGTCAAACAGTTTGTGTGATGGCAAATGATTCAACCATAAAGGCTGGGTCATGGGGTGCCAGAACAGTTGAAAAAATTATTCGTATCCAAGAAACAGCTGAAAAGTTACGTGTACCTCTACTTTATTTAGTAGATTCAGCAGGGGCTAGAATAACCGATCAGCTCGATATGTTCCCAAACCGACGTGGAGCTGGCCGGATTTTTCATAATCAGGTTAAGTTTTCTGGAATGATTCCTCAGGTTTGTATCTTATTTGGACCGTCTGCTGCAGGTGGAGCATACATACCAGCATTTTGTGACATTGTAATCATGGTTGATAAAAATGCTTCAATGTATTTAGGATCTCCTAGAATGGCTGAGAAGGTAATTGGGGAGAAGGTTACGCTTGAAGAAATGGGCGGTGCTAGAATGCACTGTACAGTTAGCGGTTGTGGCGATGTACTAGCGAGTAATGAAGAAGAAGCCATTAACATTGCTAGAGGGTATCTCAGTTACTTCCCTGAAAACTTCGAAAAGCGACCGACAATTACTGAAAGTGTTTCTCCAAAACAAGGTCGTAATCTAGTTGATATTATACCAGAAAACCAGAACGCCCCTTTTGATATGTATGAGTGTATTGATGCTTTAATTGACGAAGGAAGCTTCTTTGAAATTAAGAAACTATTTGCTGCAGAAATTATTACTGGTTTAGCTAGAATAGATGGCCGACCAGTTGGTATTATTGCTAACCAGCCGAAAGTAAAGGGTGGAGTATTGTTTGTGGATTCTGCTGATAAGGCAGCGAAGTTTATCACTTTGTGTGATGCATTTAATATTCCGTTATTATTCTTAGCTGATGTGCCAGGGTTTATGATTGGTACGAAGGTTGAAAGAGCTGGAATTATTCGCCATGGAGCTAAACTAATTGCTGCGATGAGTTCTGCAACAGTTCCAAAAATTTCTGTTGTTGTGCGTAAAGCATATGGAGCAGGTCTTTATGCAATGGCTGGCCCGGCTTTTGAGCCAGATTGCTGTATCGCTTTACCAACAGCACAAATTGCAGTTATGGGACCTGAGGCAGCGGTTAACGCTGTATATTCAAACAAAATCAATGAAATCGAAGATCCTAAGGAAAAGATTGCATTCGTCCAGCAAAAGCACCAGGAATATAAAGAGACAATAGATATATACAAATTAGCTTCAGAGATGATTATCGACGATATCGTTGCTGCTTCTGATTTACGCGACGTACTCTGTGACAGATTTGCCTATTATGACACGAAAGTACTAGCATCTGGTTTTAAAAAGCACCCTGTATATCCAGTTTAA
- a CDS encoding acetyl-CoA carboxylase biotin carboxyl carrier protein subunit translates to MKEITASMAGTVLNVLVNVGDEVNSGQEVLMLESMKMEIPVESLESGKVADVKVAIGDFVNEGDVLLVLE, encoded by the coding sequence ATGAAAGAAATTACAGCATCTATGGCAGGAACGGTATTGAATGTATTAGTAAATGTGGGAGACGAGGTTAATTCTGGTCAAGAGGTATTAATGTTAGAGTCAATGAAAATGGAAATTCCAGTAGAGAGCCTAGAGTCTGGAAAAGTTGCTGATGTTAAAGTGGCGATTGGTGATTTTGTAAATGAGGGCGATGTACTGTTAGTTCTTGAATAA